One region of Sulfurisphaera ohwakuensis genomic DNA includes:
- the sucD gene encoding succinate--CoA ligase subunit alpha yields the protein MTGKEGSFHTKQMLSYGTKIVAGVSPGKGGTTVHGVPVYDTVEDALKEHEIDASIVFVPAKYAPDAIYEAIDGGIKLVVVITEHIPVLDMLKIVRYAKAKGTRIIGPNCPGLIVPEESLIGILPPRAFKKGKIGIVSRSGTLTYEVAEMVKKDYGQSTVIGIGGDPIIGTDMIEVVKMFEEDSETESIVMIGEIGGTMEERVAKMKAEGKIKKKIVAYIAGMTAPREKRMGHAGAVVYMGMGTFESKIKALTEAGIPVAKTPYEIPKLLSS from the coding sequence ATTACCGGTAAAGAAGGCTCATTCCACACTAAACAAATGCTCAGTTACGGAACTAAAATTGTTGCTGGAGTAAGTCCAGGCAAAGGTGGAACTACTGTTCATGGAGTACCAGTTTACGATACTGTTGAAGATGCACTTAAGGAACACGAAATAGACGCAAGTATTGTATTCGTACCAGCAAAATATGCCCCAGATGCTATTTACGAAGCAATTGACGGAGGAATAAAATTAGTTGTAGTAATAACAGAACACATACCAGTTCTTGATATGTTGAAAATAGTTAGATATGCTAAAGCAAAAGGAACTAGAATTATTGGCCCCAATTGTCCAGGTCTAATAGTTCCAGAAGAGAGCTTAATAGGAATTCTTCCACCTAGAGCTTTTAAGAAGGGAAAAATTGGCATCGTTTCTAGATCTGGAACATTAACCTATGAAGTTGCTGAAATGGTGAAAAAAGACTATGGACAATCTACCGTTATTGGAATTGGTGGAGATCCTATAATAGGAACTGATATGATTGAGGTTGTAAAAATGTTTGAAGAAGACTCAGAAACAGAAAGTATAGTAATGATAGGAGAAATTGGCGGTACGATGGAAGAGAGAGTTGCAAAGATGAAAGCTGAGGGTAAGATAAAGAAAAAAATAGTTGCATATATTGCAGGCATGACAGCACCAAGAGAAAAAAGAATGGGCCATGCTGGTGCGGTAGTTTATATGGGTATGGGAACGTTCGAAAGCAAAATAAAAGCTTTAACAGAAGCTGGAATACCAGTTGCAAAAACACCTTACGAAATACCTAAGTTACTTTCTTCTTGA